Within the Methanothrix sp. genome, the region CATTGATCGCGTGTCTGTCTCCATCTAAGCTGCTCCTCTCTCCAAACCTGTGAGCCGGCTAAAAATGTTTGCCGCAGGCCATGCAGAGAAAATTGTTCGGAAAATGAATGTTAATGCGAAATGCAGGGACATCATTGGATCTGTAAATAATTGTCCGGCGCCATACAGCGTGGTTGAAGGCTGCGAATCGCCTGAAGCTATTGCTTTTGCACTTATCCACACGTCGTAGGTAGACTACCCAGCTTACCTCTCTTCAGCAGAAATAAAAGTAGTTCTTAGATCGATGATTCTGACGGTGAAGGTCTCTGCGATTCCCCGCGCCAGATCCCCGGAGGCAATGGTAGGGACAGCCACCCCCCTGGCAGCTCCTCCCACTCTTGAAACGAGAATCCTGGTCCACAGCTCATTAAAGTCCACAGAATGATATCCGGACGATTGGCAGCGCATCACACGCCATATGCTCCAACTCAAACTCAAGCAAAACGGGAGGCTTCCCTGAGCATGAGATCTACAGCGATTCAGGATGCTGTCCTTCAGCCATGTCAACACATCTGCGGTTTCTGTACAGATAGAACCTTGCCTCCCCTCTGCATATCAGCTCCCTCGAAAACCCCTCCAGATCGGCAATCTCATCATCCATCGGCCTTATGAGAACGTCAGCGCCGATGCGGAGGGCGAGATCGCCCATCGCGATCTGCACCTCAAGCGGAGGGCGTATGGAGTAGAGCAGGGAGGCACCGCGATAGATCTCCTCTGCT harbors:
- a CDS encoding UPF0146 family protein, with the protein product MRGAREIAEFILSHYTGRIIEIGIGHCVDVARLIPNLIATDIRPVSIDGVATVCDDIFNPAEEIYRGASLLYSIRPPLEVQIAMGDLALRIGADVLIRPMDDEIADLEGFSRELICRGEARFYLYRNRRCVDMAEGQHPESL